A segment of the Agromyces sp. H17E-10 genome:
CCTCGCGAGGTCGCGATCCCGGACACCGGGCCGACGCCGTCGGGCGGTCTCGAGCCCATCGACGACCGTGGCCCCGCGCAGCAGGATCGCGGAGGACGTGCCCGCGGGCCGCGCCACGATGTTGAGGCAGACGTGCATCCCGTAGCTGAAGTACGCGTACAGGTGCGCGGGATCGCCGAACATCACGTCGTTGCGCGGGGTGCGACCGCGGAACGCGTGCGAACCCGGGTCCTCCCCCACTCCGCGGTACGCCTCGACCTCGGAGAGCCGGATCGCGACCTCGCCGTCGGCCGCCCGATACCCGAGCACCCCGCCGAGGAGGCGCGGTGCGAGCTGCACCGGATCCTCGTCGAAGAACGCCCGATCGGGCGAGACCAGCCGCGTCAGCTCGACGCCTCCGGGAGCGCGGCGACGAGGAGGCGCACGCGCTCGGCGAGCCGGCCGAACTGCTCGTCGACACGGCTCGGCGCCGTGCCGCCGATGCCGTCGCGACTCGCGACCGAACCCTCGATCGTGAGCACGCCTCGCACGTCGGGCGTGAGCTGCGGTGAGATCGCCGCGAGCGCGGCGTCGTCGACCTCGTCGAGCTCGAGCCCGTGCTGCTCGGCGTAGCGCACCAGCGCACCCGTGATCTCGTGGGCGTCGCGGAAGGGCACGTGCCGCTTCACGAGCCACTCGGCGACGTCGGTCGCGAGCGAGAATCCGGCCGGTGCGAGGGCGGCCATGCGGTCGGTGTGGAACGTGAGCGTCGCGACCATGCCCGTGAAGGCGGGCAGCAGCACCTCGAGCGTCTCGACCGAGTCGAACACGGGCTCCTTGTCCTCCTGCAGGTCGCGGTTGTACGCGAGCGGCAGCGCCTTGAGCGTCGCGAGGAGGCCGGTGAGGTTGCCGATCAGGCGGCCCGACTTGCCGCGCGCGAGCTCGGCGATGTCGGGATTCTTCTTCTGCGGCATGATCGACGAGCCCGTCGAGAAGCCGTCGTCGAGCGTGACGAAGCCGAACTCGCGGGTGTTCCAGAGGATGATCTCCTCCGAGATGCGCGAGAGGTCGATGCCGATCATCGCGGTGACGAACGCGAACTCGGCGACGACGTCGCGACTGGCCGTGCCGTCGATCGAGTTCTCGGCGGGTGCTGCAAGTCCGAGGTCGCGCGCGACGGCGGCCGCGTCCAGTCCGAGCGTCGACCCGGCGAGCGCTCCGCCGCCGTACGGCGAGACGTCGGCGCGCTTCGTCCAGTCGACGAGCCGCTCGAGGTCGCGCGAGAGCGCCCAGGCGTGCGCGAGCAGGTGGTGGGCGAGCAGCACGGGCTGCGCGTGCTGCAGGTGCGTGCGGCCGGGCATGATCGCGCCGCGGTGCGCGTCGGCCTGTGCGGCGAGCGCGTCGATGAGGTGCACGAGCTGCTGCCCGATCGTCGCGGCGTGGTCCTTCAGGTAGAGGCGCACGAGGGTCGCGATCTGGTCGTTCCGGCTGCGCCCGGCGCGGAGCTTGCCGCCGAGCTCGGGTCCGACGACGTCGATGAGGGCGGCCTCGAGGGCGCCGTGCACGTCCTCGTCGCCCTCGGCGGCCACGAGGTCGCCCGAGAGCACCTTCGCCTCGAGGGCGTCGAGGCCCGCGAGCATCCCCCCGAGCTCGTCGGCGTCGAGATAACCGGCTGCGGCGAGCGCGCGGGCGTGCGCCCGCGAACCGGCGAGGTCGTAGCCCGCGAGCTGCCAGTCGAAGTGCGTCGACTTCGAGAGCCGCGCGAGCTCGGGCGACGGGCCCGTCGCGAATCGCGCTCCCCAGAGTGAACCCTCGTTCGTGCCGTGCTCGGTGCTGCCGTGCTCGGTCATCATGCGTCCTTCCGCTCGAGGAGCCAGGTGAGCAGTGCCTTCTGCGCGTGCAGGCGGTTCTCCGCCTCGTCCCACACGACCGACTGCGGGCCGTCGATGACGGCGGCGTCGACCTCGACCCCACGGTAGGCGGGGAGGCAGTGCATGAAGATCGCGTCGGCGTCGGGTTCGGCCATGAGCGCCTCGGTCACGCGGTAGGCGCCGAAGGTCGCGAGGCGCTCGGCCTTCTCGTCCTCCTGCCCCATCGAGACCCACGTGTCGGTCACGACGACGTCGGCACCTCGCGCCGCCTCGACGGGATCGGTCGTGACGAGCACCGATCCGCCCGTGGTCGCGGCGATGCGCGTCGCATCGGCGACGATGTCCGCGCGCGGGGCGTACGCCGCGGGAGCCGCGATGCGCACGTGCATGCCCGCCGTCACGCCGGCGAGGAGGTACGAGTGCGCCATGTTGTTCGCGCCGTCGCCGAAGTACGAGAGCGTGAGGCCCGCGAGCGAGCCCTTCCGCTCGCGGATCGTCTGCAGGTCCGCGAGCAGCTGGCAGGGGTGGAAGTCGTCGGAGAGCGCGTTGACGACGGGCACCGTCGTGCCCGCGGCCATCTCCTCGAGACCGGAGTGGTCGAAGGTGCGCCAGACGATCGCGGCCACCATGCGCTCGAGGACGCGCGCGGTGTCGGCGACGGACTCCTTCGCACCGAGCTGGCTGTCGCTCGAGCTCACGACGAGCGGGACGCCGCCGAGGTCGGCGATGCCGACCGAGAACGAGACCCGCGTGCGGGTCGAGGTCTTGTCGAAGAAGACCGCGACGGTCTGAGGTCCCTCGAGGGGGCGCTCGGCGAAGCGGTCGGCCTTGAGGCGGGCAGCCAGGTCGAGCACCTCGGCCTGTTCGGCCGGAGAGAGGTCGTCGTCGCGGAGGAAATGGCGGGTCATGTGGTCCGTTTCGTTCGGAGGGAAGCTGAAGGTCAGGAGGCGGCGACGCGTTCGAGCGCGCGGCCGAAGCGGGTCTCGAACTCGTCGAGCTCGTGGTCGCCGATGATGAGCGGCGGGGCGATGCGGATCGTCGCGTCGTTCGCGGCGTTGACGATGAGCCCCTCCTCCATCGCCACGGCGACGACGCGACCGGCGACGGGCTCGTCGAGTCCGACGCCGACGAGGAGGCCGCGGCCGCGGACGCCGGCGACGAGGGGCGAGCCGAGCCCGAGGATGCGCTCGCGCAGCTCGTCGCCGCGCCGGGCCGCGTTGCCGACGAGGTCGGCCCGCTCGATCTCGCCGAGCACCGCGTTCGCGACGGCGGTCGCGAGCGGGTTGCCGCCGAAGGTCGAGCCGTGCTGACCCTTCGTGAACAGCGACGAGGCGCGCCCGAAGGTCACGAGCCCACCGATCGGGATGCCGCCGCCGATGCCCTTCGCGACGGTGATCGCATCGGGCGCGATGCCCGCGTGCTGGTACCCGAACCATGCGCCCGTGCGGCCGGCGCCGGTCTGGATCTCGTCGACGATGAGGAGCGCCCCGTGCCGACGGGTGAGCTCGCGCGCCGCCTCGAGGAAGCCCGGCGGCAGCTCGACCACGCCCGCCTCGCCCTGGATCGGCTCGAGGATGAGCGCTGCGACCGCGTCGTCGATCGCAGCCTCGAGCGCCTCGACGGTCGCGGGGATGTGCTCCACGCCGCCCGGGAGGGGTTCGAACGGGTCGCGCATGTGCGGCTTGCCCGTCAGGGCGAGCGAACCCATCGTGCGGCCGTGGAAGCCGTCGACGAGGGCGAGCACGCGCGTGCGGGCGCCACCCGAGTTGTTGAGGCGTGCGAGCTTGAACGCCGCCTCGTTCGCCTCGGCGCCCGAGTTGCCGAACCAGGCGCGACCCTCGTCGCCAGCGCCGGCGAGGCGCGTGATGCGCTCGGCGAGCTCGAGCGCGGGCTCGGTGGTGAAGTAGTTCGAAACGTGCGCGAGCTTCGCGGCCTGCGTCGAGACCGCGTCGACGAAGACGGGGTGCGCGTGGCCCAGCGAGTTGACGGCGATGCCGGCCAGGAAGTCGAGGTACCGCTTGCCCGCGGCATCCCAGACCCAGCAGCCCTCGCCGCGTTCGAGCTTGGCGAGCGGCATGCCGATCGACCGCATGATGCGGCTGTCGAACCGTTGCTGCCAGTCGTTCATGCGGTGCCTCCTGCCGGCACGACCTCGGTGCCGATGCCCTGCGTGGTGAACACCTCGAGCAGGATCGAGTGCGGCACCCGGCCGTCGATGATCGCTGCCTTCGCGACGCCGCCTTCGACGGCCTCGAGGCACGCCCGCATCTTGGGGATCATGCCCGACTCGAGCGAGGGCAGCAGGGATTCGAGCTCGGGCACGTCGATGACCGAGACGAGCGAGTCGCGGTTCGGCCAGTCGCGGTACAGCCCGGCGACATCGGTGAGGATGACGAGCTTCGCCGCGCCGAGCGCCACGGCGAGCGCGGCGGCCGCGGAGTCGGCGTTGACGTTGAGCGGCTGACCGGGGGCGTCGATGTCGGGAGCGATCGACGAGACCACGGGGATCCGTCCGGCCTGCAGCTGGGCGGCGACCGCCTCGGCGTCGACCGCGACGACGTCGCCGACGAGCCCGAGGTCGACCTCGATGCCGTCGACGACCGCTCCGCGGCGGCGTCCGGTGAAGAGCCCGGCGTCCTCGCCGCTCAGACCCGCCGCGAGCGGTCCGTGCTCGTTGATGAGCGAGACGAGCTCGCGGTTCACCTGGCCGGAGAGCACCATGCGCACGACGTCCATGGCCTCGGGAGTGGTCACCCGATACCCGCCGCGGAACTCGCTCTCGATGCCGAGCCGCTCGAGCATCGACGAGATCTGCGGCCCGCCGCCGTGCACGACGACCGGCTTGATGCCGGCGTAGCGCAGGTACACCATGTCCTCGGCGAACGCGCGCTGCAGTTCGGGGCTCACCATGGCGTTGCCGCCGAACTTCACGACGATCGTCTCGCCGTGGAATCGTTTGAGCCACGGGAGCGACTCGATGAGCACCCGGGCCTTCGCGGCCGCCTCGGTGGCCTCGCTCGCTTCGGCGGCGTCGGCACGGGTCTCTTCGGCCGCACCAGCCGCGGCATCCGGTTCGATCTCGCCCATCATCAGCTCGCGTACGCGCTGTTCTCGTGCACGTAGTCGTGCGTGAGGTCGTTCGTCAGGATCGTCGCCGTCGCCGCGCCCGCGTGCAGCTCGATGAGCACGTGGGTGGCGCGCGGCGTCAGGTCGACCTCGTCGCGCGGACGGTCGGGGCGGCCGGCGTGGCAGACCCGCACCCCGTTCATGGAGACGTCGACGAGGTAGGGGTCGAACGGGGCCCGCGTCGTGCCGATCGCTGCGAGCACGCGGCCCCAGTTGGGATCGTTGCCGAAGATCGCGGCCTTGAACAGGTTGTTGCGCGCCACCG
Coding sequences within it:
- a CDS encoding DNA-3-methyladenine glycosylase codes for the protein MQLAPRLLGGVLGYRAADGEVAIRLSEVEAYRGVGEDPGSHAFRGRTPRNDVMFGDPAHLYAYFSYGMHVCLNIVARPAGTSSAILLRGATVVDGLETARRRRPGVRDRDLARGPGRLSKALGVPLDADGGDLLAPPYSLRVPDSPLHHASGPRTGVSGVGGGAAYPWRFWLPGDEGVSPYRRHAGAVDPTS
- the argH gene encoding argininosuccinate lyase, with the translated sequence MTEHGSTEHGTNEGSLWGARFATGPSPELARLSKSTHFDWQLAGYDLAGSRAHARALAAAGYLDADELGGMLAGLDALEAKVLSGDLVAAEGDEDVHGALEAALIDVVGPELGGKLRAGRSRNDQIATLVRLYLKDHAATIGQQLVHLIDALAAQADAHRGAIMPGRTHLQHAQPVLLAHHLLAHAWALSRDLERLVDWTKRADVSPYGGGALAGSTLGLDAAAVARDLGLAAPAENSIDGTASRDVVAEFAFVTAMIGIDLSRISEEIILWNTREFGFVTLDDGFSTGSSIMPQKKNPDIAELARGKSGRLIGNLTGLLATLKALPLAYNRDLQEDKEPVFDSVETLEVLLPAFTGMVATLTFHTDRMAALAPAGFSLATDVAEWLVKRHVPFRDAHEITGALVRYAEQHGLELDEVDDAALAAISPQLTPDVRGVLTIEGSVASRDGIGGTAPSRVDEQFGRLAERVRLLVAALPEASS
- the argF gene encoding ornithine carbamoyltransferase, with the translated sequence MTRHFLRDDDLSPAEQAEVLDLAARLKADRFAERPLEGPQTVAVFFDKTSTRTRVSFSVGIADLGGVPLVVSSSDSQLGAKESVADTARVLERMVAAIVWRTFDHSGLEEMAAGTTVPVVNALSDDFHPCQLLADLQTIRERKGSLAGLTLSYFGDGANNMAHSYLLAGVTAGMHVRIAAPAAYAPRADIVADATRIAATTGGSVLVTTDPVEAARGADVVVTDTWVSMGQEDEKAERLATFGAYRVTEALMAEPDADAIFMHCLPAYRGVEVDAAVIDGPQSVVWDEAENRLHAQKALLTWLLERKDA
- a CDS encoding acetylornithine transaminase is translated as MNDWQQRFDSRIMRSIGMPLAKLERGEGCWVWDAAGKRYLDFLAGIAVNSLGHAHPVFVDAVSTQAAKLAHVSNYFTTEPALELAERITRLAGAGDEGRAWFGNSGAEANEAAFKLARLNNSGGARTRVLALVDGFHGRTMGSLALTGKPHMRDPFEPLPGGVEHIPATVEALEAAIDDAVAALILEPIQGEAGVVELPPGFLEAARELTRRHGALLIVDEIQTGAGRTGAWFGYQHAGIAPDAITVAKGIGGGIPIGGLVTFGRASSLFTKGQHGSTFGGNPLATAVANAVLGEIERADLVGNAARRGDELRERILGLGSPLVAGVRGRGLLVGVGLDEPVAGRVVAVAMEEGLIVNAANDATIRIAPPLIIGDHELDEFETRFGRALERVAAS
- the argB gene encoding acetylglutamate kinase, with the translated sequence MGEIEPDAAAGAAEETRADAAEASEATEAAAKARVLIESLPWLKRFHGETIVVKFGGNAMVSPELQRAFAEDMVYLRYAGIKPVVVHGGGPQISSMLERLGIESEFRGGYRVTTPEAMDVVRMVLSGQVNRELVSLINEHGPLAAGLSGEDAGLFTGRRRGAVVDGIEVDLGLVGDVVAVDAEAVAAQLQAGRIPVVSSIAPDIDAPGQPLNVNADSAAAALAVALGAAKLVILTDVAGLYRDWPNRDSLVSVIDVPELESLLPSLESGMIPKMRACLEAVEGGVAKAAIIDGRVPHSILLEVFTTQGIGTEVVPAGGTA